In Populus alba chromosome 1, ASM523922v2, whole genome shotgun sequence, a single window of DNA contains:
- the LOC118037819 gene encoding G-type lectin S-receptor-like serine/threonine-protein kinase SD1-13, with translation MLQLRYDGSIADQRTGRTYGGTACKGNNTDGGCERWSGPACRSNMNSFELRSGSFVTTVPRKYDDNSSLSISDCKDICWKDCQCVGVSTRGNIANNTGCTFFYGSFTQDLSGNAIQHYIIVQGSSGKRNWIWIILASVGFVSMMGLAGLLWYLRRRRLREKYLNELLTLDSTNDTLELENDGNKGHNLKVYSASTIMAATNSFSADNKLGQGGFGPVYKGKLPDGREIAVKRLSRSSGQGLVEFKNELILIAKLQHMNLVRLLGCCIQGEEKMLVYEYMPNKSLDSFIFDESKRELLDWKKRFEIIEGIAQGLLYLHKYSRLRIIHRDLKAGNILLDENLNPKISDFGMARIFKINDLQANTNQIVGTRGYMSPEYVMEGIFSVKSDVFSFGVLLLEIVSGRRIQSLLEIDGHPLNLVGYTWELWKAGSPFELVDPIVRESCSKDQVLRCIHVGLLCVEDNAVDRPIMSDVISMLTSEAQLPLPKQPAFSSARSIVEENPAETGSINDVSMSTMYAR, from the exons ATGTTGCAGTTGAGATATGATGGGAGCATAGCAGATCAAAGAACTGGACGAACATATGGGGGCACAGCATGTAAAGGAAATAACACAGATGGGGGTTGCGAGAGGTGGTCAGGACCGGCATGCAGGAGCAATATGAATAGTTTTGAATTGAGATCAGGTTCCTTTGTTACCACAGTTCCTAGGAAGTACGACGATAATTCTAGTCTTAGCATTAGTGATTGCAAGGACATCTGCTGGAAAGATTGTCAATGTGTTGGTGTTAGTACCAGAGGCAATATTGCCAACAATACTGGATGCACGTTTTTTTATGGAAGCTTTACACAAGACCTGAGTGGAAATGCAATTCAACACTACATTATTGTTCAAGGCTCTTCAG GGAAAAGGAATTGGATATGGATTATTTTAGCTTCTGTGGGATTTGTTTCAATGATGGGGCTCGCAGGACTCTTGTGGTATCTGAGAAGGAGAAGACTTCGAG AGAAGTATCTCAATGAGTTGCTGACATTGGATTCAACGAACGATACGCTTGAACTCGAAAATGACGGAAACAAGGGCCATAATTTAAAGGTATATAGTGCATCAACAATTATGGCTGCTACAAATTCATTTTCTGCAGACAATAAACTTGGACAAGGTGGTTTTGGACCAGTTTACAAG GGGAAATTGCCGGATGGGCGAGAGATAGCGGTAAAAAGACTGTCTAGAAGTTCAGGACAAGGGCTGGTGGAATTCAAAAACGAGCTTATACTCATAGCTAAATTGCAACACATGAATCTTGTCAGGCTCCTTGGATGCTGCATTCAAGGGGAAGAGAAAATGTTAGTGTACGAATACATGCCTAATAAAAGCTTGGATTCATTTATATTTG ATGAATCAAAAAGGGAGCTGCTAGACTGGAAGAAACGTTTCGAGATTATCGAAGGCATTGCTCAAGGACTACTTTACCTTCATAAGTACTCGAGATTGAGGATAATTCATAGAGATTTGAAAGCTGGCAACATCCTACTTGATGAAAATCTGAACCCCAAAATTTCTGATTTTGGCATGGCAAGAATTTTCAAGATTAATGATTTACAAGCAAATACAAACCAAATTGTTGGAACACG TGGTTATATGTCCCCTGAGTATGTCATGGAGGGCATTTTCTCTGTGAAATCTGATGTCTTCAGTTTTGGAGTTCTACTGCTGGAAATTGTGAGTGGTAGAAGGATCCAAAGCCTCCTTGAAATAGACGGCCACCCTCTCAATCTTGTGGGATAT ACATGGGAGCTATGGAAAGCAGGTAGCCCATTTGAGCTGGTGGATCCAATAGTAAGAGAATCTTGCTCTAAAGACCAAGTCTTGAGATGCATTCATGTGGGCTTGCTATGTGTAGAAGACAATGCAGTGGATAGGCCGATTATGTCAGATGTTATATCAATGCTAACAAGCGAAGCACAATTACCTCTTCCCAAACAGCCTGCATTTTCCAGTGCAAGAAGTATTGTGGAAGAAAATCCAGCAGAGACTGGTTCCATAAATGATGTTTCTATGTCAACCATGTATGCGAGATAG